A stretch of Thermoanaerobacter uzonensis DSM 18761 DNA encodes these proteins:
- a CDS encoding carbohydrate ABC transporter permease, which yields MVNLIENRNKNFNLRQNSDYRKREIKRTINSAVRYTILSIGAFIMLYPILWLIGASFKTNSEIFTSISFIPPRIDFTPYIKGWITGTQYTFATYFANTFKYVIPRVVFTVFSSVITAYGFARFDFPFKKPLFGILIATLFLPEVVTRIPLYLLWKQLHLLDTFVPLYAPMIFANQAFFVFMLIQFFRTIPRELDEAAIIDGCNSFEVLTKILVPTLKPAIITVALFQFMWSMNDFMGPLIYISSVEKYPVSIALKMAIDTTEGNFAWNQIIAMSLIALLPSIIVFFAAQKYFVEGIATTGLKG from the coding sequence ATGGTTAATCTTATTGAAAATAGAAATAAAAATTTTAATTTACGTCAAAATAGCGATTATCGCAAAAGAGAAATAAAAAGGACAATAAATTCGGCTGTTCGGTATACTATTTTAAGCATAGGTGCTTTTATAATGCTTTATCCTATTTTATGGTTAATAGGAGCATCATTTAAAACAAATTCTGAAATTTTTACTTCAATTAGTTTTATACCACCTAGAATAGATTTTACACCTTATATAAAAGGTTGGATTACAGGAACACAATATACTTTTGCCACCTATTTTGCCAACACTTTTAAATACGTTATACCAAGAGTAGTTTTTACAGTTTTTTCTTCCGTTATTACTGCATATGGGTTTGCACGTTTTGATTTTCCTTTCAAGAAACCATTATTTGGTATTTTGATTGCGACTTTATTTTTACCAGAAGTAGTTACAAGAATACCATTATATTTACTATGGAAGCAACTTCATTTATTAGATACATTCGTACCACTTTATGCTCCAATGATTTTTGCGAATCAAGCTTTTTTTGTTTTCATGCTAATTCAGTTTTTTAGAACTATACCTAGAGAATTAGACGAAGCAGCAATAATTGATGGATGCAATTCTTTTGAAGTACTGACGAAAATTTTAGTTCCAACATTGAAACCTGCAATTATTACTGTTGCTTTATTTCAATTCATGTGGAGTATGAATGATTTTATGGGGCCATTAATTTATATTTCTAGCGTTGAAAAATATCCGGTATCCATTGCATTAAAGATGGCAATTGATACTACTGAAGGTAATTTTGCATGGAATCAGATTATTGCAATGTCTTTAATTGCGTTATTACCGTCAATTATAGTATTTTTTGCAGCACAAAAGTATTTTGTCGAAGGTATAGCAACAACAGGATTAAAAGGATAA
- a CDS encoding carbohydrate ABC transporter permease — translation MKKKYTGLLYIMPWLIGLIIFTIYPFIASFVLSFTDYKIIYQPKFIGLSNYIKMFNDPLFWTSLFASFKYVMLTVPLKLIFALIIAMILNFKLKGVNFYRTAYYVPSILGGNVAVAVLWRFLFANNGLINQFLGIFGINPVPWFSSEYPALFTISALRIWEFGSAMVIFLAGLKDIPQELYEAAAVDGATPIRSFFKITIPLLTPIIFFNLVMQIIQAFQEFNGPYLITGGGPLYKTYLFPLLIYDNAFKYFNMGYASALSWVLFIIIMIFTALVFRSSRYWVFYSDSDEGEVK, via the coding sequence ATGAAGAAAAAATATACTGGCTTGTTATATATAATGCCGTGGCTAATAGGATTAATTATTTTTACAATATATCCTTTTATTGCATCTTTTGTTTTGAGTTTTACTGATTATAAAATAATATATCAACCTAAATTTATTGGGTTATCTAATTATATCAAAATGTTTAATGACCCACTTTTCTGGACTTCATTGTTTGCAAGCTTTAAATACGTAATGCTTACGGTTCCATTAAAATTAATATTTGCTTTAATTATAGCAATGATTTTAAACTTTAAACTCAAAGGAGTTAATTTTTATAGAACTGCTTATTATGTTCCATCTATTTTAGGAGGTAACGTAGCGGTCGCAGTTTTGTGGAGATTTTTATTTGCAAACAATGGATTAATTAATCAATTTTTAGGTATATTTGGCATTAACCCTGTACCATGGTTTTCATCAGAATATCCTGCGCTTTTTACGATTAGTGCTTTGAGAATATGGGAATTTGGATCAGCTATGGTTATATTTTTAGCAGGTTTAAAAGATATACCACAGGAGTTATATGAGGCTGCTGCTGTAGATGGTGCAACACCAATTAGAAGTTTTTTTAAAATTACTATACCATTACTAACGCCTATCATTTTCTTTAATCTCGTTATGCAAATAATTCAAGCATTTCAGGAATTTAATGGTCCATATTTGATAACAGGAGGGGGACCTTTATATAAAACTTATTTATTTCCTCTGTTGATATACGATAATGCATTTAAGTATTTTAATATGGGATATGCAAGTGCCTTATCTTGGGTTTTGTTTATAATAATAATGATTTTTACAGCTCTAGTATTTAGATCTTCCAGGTATTGGGTATTTTATTCAGATTCAGATGAGGGGGAAGTTAAATAA
- a CDS encoding ABC transporter substrate-binding protein produces the protein MKKIITLMVSLIFFLTIVLTGCGTSKQQSNTGTQSQQTQKQVTLRFSWWGDDTRHQATLNAIKLFEEKYPNITIKAEYAGWDGYLDKQTTQIAGGTAADIMQINWNWIPIFSKDGNGFYDLNKLSKELGLEENYTKNILDLGTVNGKLNGIPVALTGRVIYYNKTIYDKFGISTFPATWDDLINIAKKFDKGYYPMILGDYDAWLLSMTYAIQKTGKPFIDSNGKLAFDENDIKIALDFYKKLLDNKVTPTIATIANEGGNGNAPIEQLPSFIDGKFAGLFQWTSAVKKDATPLKEKNMELALGGIPMDSDSKTSGAILKPSMLFAINKDCKYPKEAATFLNFILNDPEGVKAMGLNRGIPVSKSAVDTLQKEGLISGLEYDGLKFLLDHPSVPISPYLEDPKLQDVYRQTIDQISYGKLNVDEAAKYMYDNVQKVLSEITK, from the coding sequence ATGAAAAAAATAATTACATTAATGGTTTCTTTAATTTTTTTTCTAACTATTGTTTTAACAGGTTGTGGAACTTCAAAACAACAAAGTAACACTGGCACACAGTCTCAACAAACTCAGAAACAGGTTACTTTAAGATTTTCATGGTGGGGTGATGATACAAGGCACCAAGCAACACTTAATGCAATAAAACTTTTTGAAGAAAAATATCCTAATATAACAATTAAGGCGGAATATGCAGGATGGGATGGTTATTTAGATAAACAGACTACACAAATAGCTGGGGGAACTGCCGCAGATATAATGCAAATAAATTGGAATTGGATACCTATATTTTCGAAAGATGGAAATGGTTTTTACGATTTAAATAAGCTATCTAAGGAATTAGGTTTAGAAGAAAATTATACAAAAAATATTTTGGATTTAGGTACTGTAAATGGCAAATTAAATGGCATACCTGTGGCTTTAACAGGAAGAGTAATTTATTACAATAAGACAATTTATGATAAATTTGGAATTTCAACTTTTCCTGCTACCTGGGATGATCTTATAAATATCGCTAAAAAGTTTGATAAAGGATATTATCCAATGATTCTTGGAGATTACGATGCATGGCTTTTATCAATGACTTATGCTATTCAAAAAACAGGTAAACCTTTTATTGATAGTAATGGTAAATTGGCTTTTGATGAAAATGATATCAAAATAGCTTTAGATTTTTATAAGAAACTTTTAGATAATAAAGTTACTCCAACAATTGCTACAATTGCTAATGAAGGTGGAAACGGAAATGCTCCAATAGAACAACTCCCAAGCTTTATTGATGGCAAATTTGCAGGTTTGTTCCAGTGGACGAGTGCAGTTAAAAAGGACGCAACTCCATTAAAAGAAAAAAATATGGAATTAGCATTGGGTGGTATTCCAATGGATAGTGATTCAAAAACATCAGGAGCGATATTAAAACCTTCAATGCTTTTTGCAATCAATAAAGATTGTAAATATCCAAAAGAAGCAGCTACTTTCCTGAATTTTATATTAAATGACCCAGAAGGTGTAAAAGCAATGGGGCTAAATAGAGGAATTCCCGTAAGCAAGTCAGCAGTGGATACGTTACAAAAAGAAGGACTAATTTCCGGACTCGAATATGATGGACTTAAGTTTTTGTTAGATCATCCTTCTGTGCCTATAAGCCCGTATTTAGAGGATCCGAAACTTCAAGATGTGTATAGGCAAACTATTGATCAAATTTCTTATGGTAAACTTAACGTAGATGAAGCAGCAAAATATATGTATGATAATGTTCAGAAAGTTTTAAGCGAAATTACTAAGTAA
- a CDS encoding glycoside hydrolase family 88/105 protein: protein MIPKKQLIEKFIDDYILNYRPYKEKWNYEDGCVVKGSWDLYKTKKKELYKNFVLNYMYKYIDEEGNIRGYNMQDYSLDDINSGKVLFDLYELTQDERFKKAIEHLYQQILTQPRTGQGNFWHKRIYPNQVWLDGLYMVMPFYIKYIKKFGNKNDLKDICFQFVNVRNHMFNKEKGLYYHGYDESRKEAWADKETGLSPNFWGRAMGWLVMALVDVLEELDEKVIGDYKNLTEECKDLQGIFKEAIEGILQYQDPDSGMWYQVVDKTKSKGNYLETSATLMSAYSILKGCRLRLLPQKYENYGLKAFNGTIDKYLSYKDGEYKLGGICKVAGLGNLPYRDGSYEYYISEEVVFNDPKGVGPFMMVYSEILKNSQFYSA from the coding sequence GTGATACCAAAAAAGCAACTTATCGAAAAATTTATTGATGATTACATCTTAAATTATAGACCTTATAAAGAAAAATGGAATTATGAAGATGGGTGTGTAGTAAAGGGATCTTGGGATTTATATAAAACCAAAAAAAAAGAATTATATAAAAATTTTGTACTAAATTACATGTATAAATATATTGATGAAGAAGGCAATATAAGAGGCTATAATATGCAAGATTATAGTTTAGACGATATAAATTCGGGTAAAGTTCTTTTTGATTTATATGAACTTACACAAGATGAACGTTTTAAAAAAGCTATAGAACATCTATATCAACAAATACTAACTCAGCCACGAACAGGCCAAGGGAATTTTTGGCATAAAAGAATTTATCCAAATCAAGTTTGGCTAGATGGATTGTATATGGTAATGCCGTTTTACATTAAATATATAAAAAAATTTGGTAATAAAAATGATTTAAAAGATATTTGTTTTCAATTTGTTAATGTTCGAAATCATATGTTCAATAAAGAAAAAGGGCTCTATTATCATGGTTATGATGAAAGTAGAAAGGAAGCTTGGGCAGACAAAGAAACAGGATTATCACCAAATTTTTGGGGTAGAGCTATGGGATGGCTTGTGATGGCACTTGTTGATGTATTAGAGGAATTGGATGAAAAAGTAATAGGAGACTACAAAAATTTAACGGAAGAATGTAAAGATTTACAAGGTATTTTTAAAGAAGCAATAGAAGGTATTTTACAATATCAGGATCCAGATAGTGGTATGTGGTATCAAGTTGTTGATAAAACAAAATCTAAAGGAAATTATTTAGAAACATCTGCTACACTTATGTCTGCATATAGCATACTTAAGGGATGTAGATTAAGGTTACTTCCCCAAAAGTATGAAAATTACGGCTTAAAGGCATTTAATGGTACTATTGATAAGTACTTATCGTATAAAGATGGAGAATATAAATTGGGTGGCATTTGTAAAGTAGCAGGATTAGGTAATTTGCCTTATAGAGACGGAAGTTATGAATACTATATTTCAGAAGAAGTAGTTTTTAATGATCCGAAAGGAGTAGGACCTTTTATGATGGTTTATAGTGAAATATTAAAAAACTCACAATTTTATTCAGCATAA
- a CDS encoding sugar kinase — MDIVTFGESMVVFTPHTRGPLRHVHTFSKSIGGAEMNLAIALARLGHSTGWFSRLGDDEFGRFILNSVRAEGVDVSRVIIDKESYTGILFKEWYYNFDPNVYYYRKGSAASKICVDDIDENYIKNAKILHITGITPAISESATEAVFKAVEIAKRNKVMISFDPNLRLKLWNIEKARKILLDVAENADIVLPGLNEAKLLIGQDDHHRIADYFLSRGVNLVAIKLGKEGCYLKSKNEEAYVAGYKIEKIEDTVGAGDGFDAGLLAGILRGLPLKECGEIANAIGAMAMLVKGDVEGYPYWEQVMEFMGKKDKIER, encoded by the coding sequence ATGGATATAGTAACGTTTGGAGAATCTATGGTAGTTTTTACACCCCATACAAGAGGTCCTTTGAGACATGTGCATACATTTTCAAAATCTATTGGCGGCGCGGAGATGAATCTTGCAATAGCTCTTGCAAGATTAGGACATTCAACAGGCTGGTTTTCTAGGCTAGGCGATGACGAGTTTGGCAGATTTATACTGAATTCTGTGAGAGCCGAGGGAGTTGATGTATCAAGAGTGATAATAGATAAAGAAAGTTATACTGGTATTTTATTTAAAGAGTGGTATTATAACTTTGATCCTAACGTTTATTATTATAGAAAAGGATCCGCTGCAAGCAAAATATGTGTTGATGATATTGATGAAAATTATATAAAAAACGCAAAGATACTTCACATTACGGGAATAACACCGGCAATCTCTGAGTCTGCGACAGAAGCAGTGTTTAAAGCTGTTGAGATAGCAAAACGCAATAAAGTAATGATTTCCTTTGATCCTAATCTTAGACTAAAACTTTGGAACATTGAAAAAGCAAGGAAAATTTTGCTAGATGTAGCTGAAAATGCCGATATAGTATTACCAGGTTTAAATGAGGCAAAACTTTTGATTGGCCAAGATGATCACCATAGAATAGCGGATTATTTTCTATCACGGGGAGTAAACTTGGTGGCAATAAAATTAGGAAAAGAGGGCTGCTATTTAAAGAGCAAAAATGAAGAAGCTTATGTAGCTGGATATAAGATAGAGAAAATAGAAGATACAGTAGGAGCAGGAGATGGATTTGATGCTGGGCTACTTGCGGGAATATTGAGGGGATTACCACTTAAAGAATGTGGTGAGATTGCAAATGCTATTGGTGCTATGGCTATGCTAGTAAAAGGTGACGTAGAAGGATATCCTTATTGGGAACAAGTAATGGAATTTATGGGCAAAAAGGATAAGATTGAACGATGA
- the uxaC gene encoding glucuronate isomerase: MKNFMDENFLLTNETAVRLYHEYAKNMPIYDFHCHLSPKEIYENKRFKNITEIWLYGDHYKWRLMRANGIEEKYITGNADDYDKFMAYAKTIPMAIGNPVYHWTHLELQRYFGIYDLLNEETAKSIWERANEVINHDDFNVRNIIKKSNVKVIITTDDPTDSLEYHIKLKEEKEFDVKVLPAFRPDKGLGIEKEDFIPWLKKLEKVTGININNYDDFLQALEERIKFFHSVGCRISDHALDYVFYEKTSKQEVEKIFKKALLREHLTKEEIDSFKTYTLIFLGKKYAELKWVMQLHIGAMRNNNTKMYKILGPDTGYDSISDFTIAYPLAKLLDSLDVEDALPKTILYTLNPAANYVIATMIGNFQGGGIIGKMQFGTAWWFNDNKDGMMEQMKALANTGLLSRFVGMVTDSRSFLSYARHEYFRRILCNLLGEWVENGEAPNDIGLLGRIVQDISFNNAKEYIGF, encoded by the coding sequence ATGAAAAATTTTATGGATGAAAATTTTTTACTTACAAATGAAACAGCAGTGAGATTGTACCATGAATATGCCAAAAACATGCCAATTTACGATTTCCATTGCCATTTAAGTCCAAAAGAAATATACGAAAATAAGAGATTTAAAAACATTACCGAAATATGGCTATATGGTGACCACTACAAATGGAGACTTATGAGAGCTAATGGAATAGAGGAAAAATATATTACAGGAAATGCTGATGATTACGATAAATTTATGGCATATGCCAAAACTATTCCTATGGCAATAGGGAATCCAGTTTACCATTGGACTCATCTAGAATTACAAAGATATTTTGGAATATATGACCTTTTAAATGAAGAAACAGCAAAATCTATTTGGGAAAGAGCGAATGAAGTTATAAATCATGATGACTTTAACGTAAGAAACATAATAAAAAAGTCAAATGTCAAAGTCATAATAACAACAGATGACCCAACGGACTCATTAGAATATCATATTAAACTAAAAGAAGAAAAAGAATTTGATGTAAAAGTCTTACCTGCTTTTAGACCAGATAAAGGTTTAGGAATTGAAAAAGAAGATTTTATTCCATGGCTAAAAAAATTAGAAAAAGTTACCGGAATAAATATAAATAATTATGATGACTTTTTACAAGCTCTTGAGGAAAGAATAAAGTTTTTCCACTCAGTAGGATGCAGAATCTCAGACCATGCTTTAGATTACGTATTTTATGAAAAAACATCAAAACAAGAAGTAGAAAAAATATTTAAAAAAGCGTTATTGAGAGAGCACTTGACAAAAGAAGAAATAGATAGTTTCAAAACTTACACATTAATATTTTTAGGCAAAAAATATGCTGAATTAAAATGGGTGATGCAGTTGCACATTGGAGCAATGAGGAACAACAATACAAAAATGTATAAAATACTTGGACCAGACACAGGGTATGACTCAATAAGCGATTTTACAATTGCATATCCTTTAGCAAAACTATTAGACTCACTTGATGTAGAAGATGCTTTGCCTAAAACTATTTTATACACCTTAAATCCAGCAGCTAATTATGTAATAGCAACAATGATTGGCAATTTCCAAGGTGGAGGAATAATAGGAAAAATGCAATTTGGCACTGCATGGTGGTTTAATGACAACAAGGATGGCATGATGGAGCAAATGAAGGCTCTTGCAAACACAGGTTTATTGAGCCGTTTTGTGGGAATGGTGACAGACTCAAGAAGCTTTTTATCCTACGCAAGGCATGAATATTTCAGACGAATTCTTTGCAATTTGCTTGGTGAATGGGTAGAAAATGGAGAAGCTCCGAATGATATAGGGCTACTGGGTAGGATAGTTCAGGATATTTCATTTAATAATGCGAAAGAGTATATAGGTTTTTAA
- a CDS encoding mannitol dehydrogenase family protein yields the protein MLLTRESIRNIDKWRQAGIKLPNYDVEKVAEKTKENPTWLHFGAGNIFRGFISLLQQNLLDKGLSKTGIIAVESYDYEIIEKIYVPYDNLSMLVVMNLDGTLEIEVIGSISDKIMADLTHSDWKRLKDVFSNPYLQIASFTITEKAYNLKDFSGEYIKDVKEDIENGLDKPKHIISKVTSLLYQRYKKGKYPVALLSLDNFSGNGEKLFNSIKTIAEEWQRKGFVETRFLDYLTDSTKVSFPLSMIDKIVPRPSEEVKKKLEDLGLERMDIIKTSKNTIIAPFVNAEKIHYLVIEDKFPNGRPPLEEAGVIFTDKETVEKVERMKVTTCLNPLHTTLAIFGCLLNYNTIADEMKDPCLKKLVEKIGYDEGLPVVVHPGVLDPKEFLREVIEVRFPNPYMPDTPQRIATDTSQKMAIRFGETIKSYRERPDLKVTDLKYIPLVIVGWLRYLMALDDEGNPMTLSPDPLLEDLRSHISNIKLGDVNSVQDNLKPILSNVNIFGVDLYEVGLGERIESYFKEFIEGPGAVRRVLEKYLGCKG from the coding sequence ATGCTTTTAACTAGGGAGAGTATAAGAAACATTGATAAATGGCGTCAAGCAGGTATAAAACTCCCAAACTATGATGTAGAAAAAGTAGCAGAGAAGACTAAAGAAAATCCTACATGGTTACATTTTGGGGCAGGGAACATTTTTAGAGGCTTCATTTCACTTCTTCAGCAAAATCTTTTAGACAAAGGATTATCAAAAACTGGAATAATTGCTGTAGAATCATATGATTACGAAATAATTGAAAAAATATATGTTCCATATGACAATCTAAGTATGTTAGTAGTTATGAATTTAGATGGCACTCTTGAGATAGAAGTTATAGGTAGTATAAGTGACAAAATAATGGCTGATCTAACTCACAGTGATTGGAAAAGATTAAAGGACGTATTCTCTAATCCGTATTTACAGATAGCAAGTTTCACAATAACTGAAAAGGCCTATAATTTAAAAGATTTTTCAGGTGAGTATATCAAAGATGTTAAAGAAGATATAGAAAATGGGTTAGACAAACCCAAACACATTATTTCAAAAGTAACTTCTTTGCTTTACCAACGATATAAAAAAGGGAAATATCCTGTTGCGCTTTTGAGTTTAGATAATTTCTCTGGAAATGGAGAGAAACTTTTCAATTCAATAAAAACCATAGCAGAAGAATGGCAAAGAAAAGGTTTTGTTGAAACAAGATTTTTGGATTATCTAACTGATTCTACAAAAGTATCCTTTCCACTCAGCATGATAGATAAAATAGTGCCGAGGCCCTCTGAAGAGGTGAAGAAAAAATTAGAAGACCTCGGCTTAGAGAGAATGGATATAATCAAGACAAGCAAAAATACTATAATAGCACCCTTTGTCAATGCAGAAAAAATACACTACTTAGTAATAGAAGACAAATTCCCTAATGGACGGCCTCCATTAGAAGAGGCAGGTGTAATTTTTACAGATAAAGAAACAGTAGAAAAAGTAGAAAGAATGAAAGTAACAACTTGTTTAAATCCACTGCATACTACATTAGCGATTTTTGGTTGTTTGTTAAATTATAACACAATAGCTGATGAAATGAAAGATCCCTGTTTGAAAAAACTAGTTGAAAAAATAGGATACGATGAAGGACTTCCAGTTGTAGTTCATCCTGGCGTGTTAGATCCAAAAGAATTCTTAAGAGAAGTAATTGAAGTAAGATTTCCTAATCCATATATGCCAGATACACCGCAAAGGATTGCAACAGATACATCACAGAAAATGGCAATAAGATTTGGAGAGACAATAAAGTCCTACAGAGAAAGACCAGATTTAAAGGTTACAGACCTTAAATACATTCCACTTGTAATAGTAGGATGGTTAAGATATTTGATGGCTTTGGATGATGAAGGCAATCCAATGACATTAAGCCCAGACCCGTTACTTGAAGATTTAAGGTCACACATTTCAAATATAAAGTTAGGAGATGTAAACTCCGTGCAGGATAATTTAAAACCTATTCTTTCAAATGTAAACATTTTTGGCGTTGACCTTTATGAAGTAGGATTGGGAGAAAGGATAGAAAGCTATTTCAAAGAGTTTATAGAAGGACCAGGTGCAGTGAGAAGGGTATTGGAGAAATATCTAGGATGTAAGGGATGA
- the gndA gene encoding NADP-dependent phosphogluconate dehydrogenase: MNEIGLIGLAVMGQNLALNIARKGYSVSVFNRTPEKTQEFMQNKVKDEQIKPYYDTKSFVESLKRPRKIILMVKAGKPVDDVIEELLPYLDKGDLIIDGGNSYFKDTSRRIKKLEEKGILYLGMGVSGGESGALHGPSLMPGGTYEAYEMVKDVLLKIAAQTESGPCCTYVGNDSSGHFVKMVHNGIEYAIMQAIAEVYDVLRKVLKLSPEEIGEIFEKWNNGELNSFLMEISYKIMRYKDEETGKHLVDLILDEAEQKGTGKWTSQTALDLGIPTPSLNLAVEARSLSFFKEERVQLAKRVTKIYPEIDIDKEKIIKDLENALLFSVFTSFSQGLWVISEASKVFEYNIDLSEVLRIWKGGCIIRAKILDFLRDIIKENKENVNLLNSEKALSFLMNKIDSIKYITNLAKDFYLPTLVLNSSLDYFLSMIEKNLPANLIQAQRDFFGAHTYRRIDKEGIFHTEWEAN; this comes from the coding sequence ATGAATGAAATAGGTTTAATCGGCTTAGCAGTAATGGGACAAAATTTGGCTTTAAACATTGCTAGAAAGGGCTATAGCGTATCTGTATTTAATAGAACACCTGAAAAAACACAAGAATTCATGCAAAACAAAGTAAAAGATGAGCAAATTAAGCCTTATTATGACACCAAATCTTTTGTAGAGTCTTTAAAGAGGCCTAGAAAAATCATTCTCATGGTTAAAGCAGGAAAACCCGTAGATGATGTAATAGAGGAGCTTTTGCCTTATCTTGACAAGGGAGACCTAATCATTGATGGAGGAAATTCTTATTTTAAAGATACTTCAAGGAGAATTAAAAAACTAGAAGAAAAAGGCATACTCTATTTGGGAATGGGAGTATCGGGAGGAGAATCGGGAGCATTGCACGGTCCTTCATTAATGCCAGGAGGAACGTATGAAGCCTACGAGATGGTCAAAGATGTACTTTTAAAAATCGCTGCTCAAACAGAATCTGGTCCTTGCTGTACATATGTAGGGAATGATTCATCAGGACATTTTGTTAAAATGGTCCACAATGGAATAGAATATGCCATAATGCAGGCAATAGCTGAGGTTTATGATGTACTTAGAAAGGTTTTAAAGCTTTCTCCCGAAGAGATAGGAGAGATATTTGAAAAATGGAATAATGGGGAGTTAAACTCTTTCTTAATGGAAATTTCGTATAAGATTATGAGGTATAAGGATGAAGAGACAGGGAAGCACCTTGTGGATTTAATATTGGATGAAGCAGAACAAAAAGGTACAGGAAAATGGACTTCTCAGACTGCACTGGATTTAGGAATACCAACTCCATCACTAAACCTTGCAGTAGAGGCAAGGAGTTTATCTTTCTTTAAAGAGGAAAGAGTACAATTAGCTAAAAGAGTTACAAAAATATATCCTGAAATTGATATAGATAAAGAAAAAATAATAAAGGATTTAGAAAATGCATTACTTTTTAGTGTTTTTACATCTTTTTCTCAGGGATTATGGGTTATATCTGAAGCTTCAAAGGTTTTTGAGTATAATATTGACCTTTCAGAAGTATTGCGTATTTGGAAAGGTGGCTGCATCATAAGAGCAAAGATTTTAGATTTCTTAAGAGACATTATTAAAGAAAATAAAGAAAATGTAAATCTTCTTAATAGTGAAAAGGCGTTATCTTTCCTAATGAATAAAATTGATTCAATAAAATATATCACTAATTTAGCAAAAGATTTTTACCTTCCAACGCTTGTACTTAATTCTTCACTGGATTATTTCTTGAGCATGATAGAAAAAAACTTACCTGCTAATTTAATCCAAGCTCAAAGAGATTTCTTCGGTGCTCACACATATAGAAGAATAGACAAAGAGGGAATTTTCCACACTGAATGGGAGGCAAACTAA